Proteins encoded together in one Gigantopelta aegis isolate Gae_Host unplaced genomic scaffold, Gae_host_genome ctg2497_pilon_pilon, whole genome shotgun sequence window:
- the LOC121391469 gene encoding LOW QUALITY PROTEIN: 2-amino-3-ketobutyrate coenzyme A ligase, mitochondrial-like (The sequence of the model RefSeq protein was modified relative to this genomic sequence to represent the inferred CDS: deleted 1 base in 1 codon), whose amino-acid sequence MAVSLRTLQRWPSLNLVRASSGWTTARKVLQNELNSIKEAGTWKSERVITTPQAAYIKVEGDDRSILNFCANNYLGLSSHPEVIEAGRQALKDYGAGLSSVRFICGTQTIHKELEQKIARFHNRDDAILYAACFDANAGVFEALMQPEDAVFSDQLNHASIIDGLRLCKAQKHRYKHKDLTELEGMLQADTNSRMKLLVTDGVFSMDGNVAPLQGLCDLADKYNAMVFVDECHATGFMGKTGRGTEEHLDCEGRVDIINSTLGKALGGASGGYTVGPQEVIDLLRQRSRPYLFSNTLPPSVVAGASKVFDLLMDGSDLCEKLQQNTKYFRECMTEAGFTLKGDQHPIVPVMLGDARLATEFANKMLEKGIYVVGFSYPVVPKGEARIRVQLSAVHDIIDIDKCIQAFIDVGREKGVLK is encoded by the exons TTAAAGAAGCTGGTACTTGGAAATCTGAGCGAGTCATTACGACACCTCAAGCCGCCTACATTAAAGTTGAGGGTGATGACCGAAGTATCCTTAATTTCTGTGCTAATAATTATCTTGGATTATCG TCCCATCCAGAAGTTATAGAAGCAGGGAGACAAGCTCTTAAAGATTATGGAGCTGGTCTTAGTTCAGTTCGTTTTATTTGTGGAACACAG ACCATTCATAAGGAACTTGAACAGAAAATCGCTCGTTTCCATAACAGAGACGACGCAATACTCTATGCTGCTTGTTTTGACGCCAATGCTG GTGTATTTGAAGCTTTGATGCAGCCTGAAGATGCTGTATTCAGTGATCAACTTAACCACGCCTCCATCATTGATGGACTCCGCCTCTGTAAAGCTCAGAAACATCGCTATAAGCATaaag ATCTAACAGAGTTAGAAGGCATGCTACAGGCAGACACAAATTCTCGTATGAAATTACTTGTAACAGATGGTGTTTTTAGTATGGACGGCAACGTAGCTCCACTCCA AGGTCTCTGTGACTTAGCTGATAAGTACAATGCTATGGTT TTTGTGGATGAGTGCCATGCAACTGGTTTTATGGGGAAAACTGGAAG AGGCACAGAAGAACACCTGGACTGTGAAGGAAGAGTAGACATAATAAATTCTACTCTTGGAAAAGCACTCGGAGGAGCGTCTG GAGGTTATACCGTTGGGCCACAAGAAGTTATCGATTTATTGCGGCAAAGATCAAGGCCTTACCTCTTTTCTAATACACTTCCACCTTCTGTAGTGGCTGGTGCTAGTAAA GTTTTTGATCTGTTAATGGATGGATCAGACTTGTGTGAGAAGTTACAACAGAATACTAAGTATTTTAGGGAGTGCATGACTGAAGCTGGCTTTACATTGAAA GGTGATCAACATCCTATTGTACCAGTTATGTTGGGTGATGCTCGACTAGCCACAGAGTTTGCTAATAAAATGCTTG AAAAAGGCATTTATGTTGTTGGTTTCAGTTATCCTGTGGTTCCGAAAG GAGAAGCTAGAATACGTGTCCAGTTGTCAGCAGTGCATGATATAATAGATATTGATAAATGTATTCAAGCGTTTATTGATGTTGGTAGAGAGAAAGGTGTACTTAAATAG